A single Tenacibaculum sp. Bg11-29 DNA region contains:
- a CDS encoding Ig-like domain-containing protein encodes MRNKLLFSVVLVFVIIISCARKGRPEGGPKDEDAPIMMVAKPPHETIHFDKKNIKIQFDEYIVLKDLTKQLVVSPPLKYPPIITPQGTPSKYINIKILDTLKTNTTYTFNFGNAVQDNNENNKLESFKYVFSTGNFIDSLKIKGSVANAFDKKKLKSIGVLLYRLDSTYNDSIIYKQKPNYVTSTLDSTNFEFTNLREGKYLLLALKEESKNYLFNSKSDNLGFITDTIYLPKDTLVLNPIRLFKELQPYKFKRGKEVVKGKIQFGFEGEKESMKVKLLSEVPESFKSFYEFEKEKDTLNYWHSPVEKDSLRFIVTNTNFIDTVTVRLRKKKIDSLSMSSNVSRTLHLNDTLFLESNNPIVSIDTSKFSLVDKDTLMVDFKVEKQSINKLAVLFKKTPKMNYKFDVLPKGINDLYETTNDTLAYQFKTLTIEDYGSIILDIKKATKHPVIVELLDKDKVIETKYVLSSKKIAFNLLEPKEYTVRAIIDENNNHTWDTGNFLLRKQPEQVIYFEKNFELRANWEMNEDFIIK; translated from the coding sequence GTGAGAAATAAGTTATTATTTTCAGTAGTTTTAGTGTTTGTAATTATTATAAGTTGTGCTCGAAAAGGAAGACCTGAAGGAGGTCCTAAAGATGAGGATGCACCAATTATGATGGTGGCAAAACCACCACATGAAACAATTCATTTTGATAAAAAAAACATTAAAATTCAATTTGATGAGTATATTGTTTTAAAAGATTTAACAAAACAGTTAGTAGTTTCTCCACCGTTAAAATACCCACCAATAATAACACCTCAAGGTACGCCTAGTAAGTATATTAATATAAAGATTCTAGATACTTTAAAAACAAATACTACTTATACATTTAATTTTGGAAATGCAGTACAAGATAATAATGAGAATAATAAATTAGAGAGTTTTAAATACGTTTTTTCAACAGGAAACTTTATCGATTCTTTAAAGATAAAAGGTTCGGTTGCAAACGCATTTGATAAAAAAAAATTAAAAAGCATAGGAGTTTTATTGTATCGATTAGATAGTACTTATAATGATTCTATTATTTACAAACAAAAACCTAATTATGTTACTAGTACTCTAGATTCTACTAATTTTGAATTTACGAATTTACGGGAAGGTAAATATTTGTTGTTGGCTTTAAAAGAAGAATCAAAGAATTACCTTTTTAATAGCAAATCAGATAATTTGGGTTTTATAACGGATACTATTTACTTGCCAAAAGATACATTAGTATTAAACCCAATTCGTCTTTTTAAAGAACTACAGCCTTATAAATTTAAAAGAGGAAAAGAAGTTGTAAAAGGAAAGATTCAGTTTGGTTTTGAGGGAGAAAAAGAAAGTATGAAGGTTAAGCTATTATCTGAAGTTCCTGAAAGTTTTAAGTCATTTTACGAATTCGAAAAAGAAAAAGACACCCTTAATTATTGGCATTCTCCTGTAGAAAAAGATTCTTTGCGTTTTATTGTAACCAATACTAATTTTATAGATACAGTTACAGTTCGTTTACGAAAAAAGAAGATAGACTCTTTAAGTATGTCATCGAATGTAAGTAGAACGTTACATTTAAATGATACTTTATTTTTAGAAAGTAATAACCCAATTGTTTCAATTGATACTTCTAAATTCTCTTTAGTTGATAAAGATACGTTAATGGTTGATTTCAAGGTAGAAAAACAATCTATAAACAAGTTAGCTGTTTTGTTTAAGAAAACGCCTAAGATGAATTATAAATTTGATGTTCTTCCAAAAGGAATTAATGATTTATATGAAACTACAAACGATACTTTAGCGTATCAATTTAAAACACTAACAATTGAAGATTATGGTAGTATTATTTTAGATATAAAGAAAGCAACAAAACATCCTGTAATAGTTGAACTTTTAGATAAAGATAAAGTTATTGAAACTAAATATGTTTTATCGTCTAAGAAAATAGCATTTAATTTATTGGAGCCAAAAGAATACACTGTTAGGGCAATTATTGATGAAAATAATAATCATACTTGGGATACTGGAAATTTTCTATTAAGAAAACAACCAGAGCAAGTAATTTATTTCGAGAAAAATTTTGAACTAAGAGCTAATTGGGAGATGAATGAAGATTTTATTATTAAGTAA
- a CDS encoding G-D-S-L family lipolytic protein produces MKNTLKYTFLSAVFLGFVACDVDNTLPEIPGEAENTIALEVGSADFSKYVAVGASFTAGFTDGALFKAAQENSFPNTLAKKFAMVNGGTFTQPLMNDNIGGFTIGGDVKGEPRFYFNGSGPTRLSATPTTEISSIQTGVFSNMGIPGLKSYHLGVKGYGALAGLPNANPYFIRMASSPMASVLEDVMAQTPTFFSLSEIGGNDVLTYSAAGGVGADQKGNVDPTTYGPADITDPNVFAAAFSGTVDALTAGGAKGVVANLPYITSLPYFTTVPHAPLDPSDPDFGAQIPTLNSVFGAINGVFTAIGVPERAIVFVTDAANPVIIKDEALDDKTAQIVGALLASPTFPPFVANFGLPTDATTLQKVAGLLGSYYGQARQATAKDLLVLPSSRIIGKVNTASVQSLMAQGLPQQLAGMFSAEGVSLPLEDKWVLTEDESSKVKIATDAYNVTIKNVADAKGLAFVDFNAILQEASTTGLNYDTYNLTTSLVTGGLVGLDGIHLTGRGYALMANKMLEAIDKTYGSNFAEAKDGLAKANDYPTNYSPTLQ; encoded by the coding sequence ATGAAAAATACATTAAAATATACATTTTTATCTGCAGTGTTTTTAGGTTTCGTAGCCTGTGATGTAGATAATACTTTACCAGAAATACCAGGAGAAGCGGAAAATACTATTGCTTTAGAGGTAGGGAGTGCAGACTTTTCTAAATATGTTGCTGTAGGAGCTTCTTTTACAGCTGGTTTTACAGACGGAGCTTTATTTAAGGCTGCTCAAGAGAACTCTTTTCCAAATACGTTGGCTAAGAAATTTGCAATGGTAAATGGAGGTACTTTCACACAACCTTTAATGAATGATAATATTGGTGGTTTTACTATCGGAGGCGATGTGAAAGGAGAGCCTAGGTTTTACTTCAATGGTTCAGGACCTACAAGATTATCAGCTACGCCAACTACAGAAATAAGTAGTATTCAAACAGGTGTTTTTAGTAACATGGGGATTCCTGGTTTAAAAAGCTACCATTTAGGAGTGAAAGGTTATGGAGCATTAGCTGGACTTCCAAATGCTAATCCTTACTTTATTAGAATGGCTTCGTCACCAATGGCTAGTGTTTTAGAAGATGTAATGGCGCAAACGCCAACATTCTTTTCTTTATCAGAAATAGGAGGGAATGATGTTTTAACTTATTCTGCCGCTGGAGGTGTTGGAGCTGATCAAAAAGGAAATGTTGATCCAACTACCTATGGTCCTGCAGATATAACCGACCCTAATGTTTTTGCCGCAGCTTTTTCAGGAACAGTAGATGCTTTAACAGCAGGTGGAGCTAAAGGTGTTGTTGCTAATTTACCATATATAACATCACTTCCTTATTTTACAACAGTACCTCATGCGCCATTAGACCCGTCTGATCCAGATTTCGGAGCGCAAATACCTACTTTAAATAGTGTGTTTGGAGCAATTAACGGTGTGTTTACAGCTATTGGAGTACCAGAACGTGCAATTGTCTTTGTTACTGATGCAGCGAATCCAGTAATTATTAAAGATGAAGCTTTAGATGATAAAACTGCGCAAATAGTTGGAGCATTGTTGGCAAGTCCTACTTTCCCTCCTTTTGTTGCAAATTTTGGTTTACCTACTGACGCTACTACTTTACAAAAAGTAGCAGGATTATTAGGTTCATATTATGGACAAGCGAGACAAGCTACAGCAAAAGATTTATTGGTTTTACCGAGTAGCCGTATTATTGGTAAGGTAAATACAGCATCAGTACAGTCTTTAATGGCACAAGGATTGCCTCAGCAATTAGCAGGAATGTTTTCTGCTGAAGGAGTTTCTTTACCATTAGAAGATAAATGGGTGTTAACTGAAGATGAATCTAGCAAGGTTAAAATAGCAACAGATGCTTACAATGTTACTATTAAAAATGTTGCAGATGCTAAAGGTTTAGCTTTTGTAGATTTTAATGCTATTTTACAAGAAGCGTCAACAACTGGTCTTAATTATGATACTTATAATTTAACAACTAGTTTAGTTACTGGAGGTTTAGTTGGTTTAGATGGAATTCATTTAACAGGTAGAGGGTATGCTTTAATGGCTAACAAAATGCTAGAAGCTATTGATAAAACGTATGGATCTAATTTTGCAGAAGCTAAAGATGGTTTAGCAAAAGCAAATGATTATCCAACAAATTATTCACCTACTTTACAGTAA
- a CDS encoding TonB-dependent receptor: MKKLLLIALVLFGTFTMVAQTTISGTVNDASLGGPLPGANIKVLRKAVGTSTNFDGKFTMKVTDTPPFTIEVSSLGYQSKNIEITKNNQVIEVALTENATSLDEVVISASRTPERVMESPVTIERFDSRAIKNTASASYYDGLENLKGVDVNSGGLTFKTVNTRGFATFGNERFVQLVDGMDNASPALNFAIGNLLGISEADVKSVEILPGAASALYGANAFNGIMLMTSKNPFDSQGISVGLKGGVTSQEAAGNNNYYDANIRMAHVFDDKFAVKATFSYLKGEEWHATDYRNTKGIGEGYIPGTRQSDPNYDGANVYGDEVSVNLGGAIGNVSRTGYTDQELMTNEAKSVKFNGSIHYRPLGNDRVEIIWNSKYGTGNTIYQGQNRYNLANFYMEQHKLEVKGKNFFVRGYYAGEDAGNSYDTRFAAIGINSKWKSNTDWFGQYAAAYLGAFPNVPASNHAAARAVADTGRAIPGTAAFTSLFNEVTNDPDLLTGSKFKDQTSYYHADANLNLRDYIDWAEVQVGGSYRQYKLNSFGTIYTDASGPIEYGEYGIYSQLQKKMLDDRLKFTGSVRYDKSDNFKGNFTPRLSLAYAAGETKNHNFRASFQTGFRNPTTQDQYIGLATGAGFIMGTAPDNINRFSAPAVTTTGTFTLTGTDVLNRGYSKSSIGLGTPTLVKTALVKPEEVMSVEIGYRGALPLGENKLTVDFSTYYNMYSNFISNKDVVVLVDSNTPVTVGNLTNRDLVRTFSVKTNSSVDVDSYGVGLGLSTKIFKGYNVGLNYTWSKFEFDQASDLDFEAGFNTPEHKVKMQFGHSNLFKNFGFNVSARWQTEFYWQSTFLEGNVDERTVLDAQVNYSVPSIKSVFKLGGSNLTGKEYLSAPGVGAIGSMYYLSWTINN, translated from the coding sequence ATGAAAAAACTATTACTTATTGCGCTTGTACTGTTTGGTACATTCACTATGGTTGCTCAGACGACCATATCGGGTACAGTCAACGACGCATCTCTAGGAGGCCCGCTTCCGGGAGCAAACATTAAGGTTTTAAGAAAGGCAGTAGGAACATCTACTAATTTTGACGGAAAATTTACAATGAAAGTGACAGATACACCGCCTTTCACAATAGAGGTTTCCTCTTTAGGGTATCAATCAAAAAACATTGAAATAACTAAAAATAATCAAGTTATTGAAGTCGCTTTAACAGAAAATGCAACGTCTTTAGATGAGGTTGTAATTTCAGCATCAAGAACCCCAGAACGAGTAATGGAATCACCTGTTACAATTGAACGTTTTGACTCTAGAGCTATAAAAAATACTGCTTCTGCATCTTATTATGATGGATTGGAGAATTTAAAAGGCGTAGATGTTAATTCAGGAGGATTAACTTTTAAAACAGTAAACACTCGTGGTTTTGCAACTTTTGGTAACGAACGATTTGTTCAGTTAGTAGACGGTATGGATAATGCATCACCAGCTTTAAACTTTGCGATTGGTAATTTATTAGGAATATCTGAAGCAGATGTAAAAAGTGTTGAAATTTTACCTGGTGCAGCATCAGCTTTATATGGAGCTAATGCATTTAATGGTATTATGTTAATGACAAGTAAAAATCCATTTGATAGCCAGGGTATTAGTGTTGGTTTAAAAGGAGGTGTTACTAGCCAAGAAGCAGCGGGAAATAATAATTATTATGACGCTAATATTAGAATGGCACATGTTTTTGATGATAAATTTGCTGTAAAAGCAACTTTTTCTTATTTAAAAGGTGAAGAATGGCATGCAACAGATTATAGAAATACGAAAGGTATTGGAGAAGGGTATATTCCAGGAACAAGACAGAGTGATCCAAATTATGATGGAGCTAATGTTTATGGAGATGAAGTTTCAGTAAATTTAGGTGGAGCGATTGGTAATGTTAGTAGAACTGGTTACACAGATCAAGAACTAATGACTAACGAAGCAAAAAGTGTTAAATTTAATGGGTCAATTCATTACCGTCCATTAGGAAACGATAGAGTTGAAATCATCTGGAATTCTAAGTATGGTACAGGTAATACGATTTATCAAGGTCAAAACCGTTATAATTTAGCAAACTTCTATATGGAGCAGCATAAATTAGAGGTTAAAGGTAAAAATTTCTTCGTAAGAGGATATTATGCTGGTGAAGACGCAGGTAATTCTTATGATACTCGTTTTGCTGCTATTGGGATTAATAGTAAATGGAAATCTAATACAGATTGGTTTGGGCAATATGCCGCAGCTTACTTAGGGGCATTTCCTAATGTGCCAGCATCAAATCATGCAGCAGCTAGAGCTGTAGCAGATACTGGTAGAGCTATACCTGGAACTGCAGCTTTTACTTCACTATTCAATGAAGTAACTAATGATCCAGATTTATTAACAGGATCAAAATTTAAAGATCAAACTAGTTATTACCATGCTGATGCTAATTTAAACTTACGTGATTATATTGATTGGGCTGAAGTACAAGTAGGTGGTTCTTACAGACAATATAAGTTAAACTCTTTTGGAACAATTTATACAGATGCTAGTGGACCAATTGAATATGGAGAGTATGGAATTTATTCACAGCTTCAAAAGAAAATGTTAGACGACCGTTTAAAATTTACAGGTTCTGTACGTTATGATAAGTCAGATAACTTTAAAGGTAATTTTACACCTAGATTATCTCTTGCATATGCAGCTGGAGAAACTAAAAATCATAACTTTAGAGCATCTTTTCAAACAGGGTTTAGAAATCCAACTACGCAAGATCAATATATTGGTTTAGCTACAGGAGCTGGATTTATTATGGGAACTGCTCCTGATAATATCAATCGTTTTTCTGCACCAGCTGTAACAACTACAGGGACTTTTACTTTAACAGGAACTGATGTGCTTAATAGAGGGTATTCTAAGAGTTCAATAGGTTTAGGAACACCAACATTGGTTAAAACTGCATTAGTTAAACCAGAGGAGGTTATGTCTGTTGAAATAGGTTATCGTGGAGCGTTGCCTTTAGGAGAAAATAAATTAACGGTTGATTTTAGTACATATTACAATATGTATTCTAACTTTATTTCTAATAAAGATGTTGTTGTTTTAGTTGATTCTAATACACCTGTAACTGTTGGTAATTTAACAAATAGAGATTTAGTAAGAACATTTAGTGTGAAAACAAATTCTTCTGTTGATGTTGATTCTTACGGTGTTGGTTTAGGGTTAAGTACAAAAATATTTAAAGGATATAACGTAGGGTTAAACTATACATGGTCTAAATTTGAATTTGACCAAGCTTCTGATCTTGATTTTGAAGCTGGGTTTAATACTCCAGAACACAAAGTGAAAATGCAGTTTGGTCATTCTAACTTATTTAAAAACTTTGGCTTTAATGTAAGTGCTCGTTGGCAAACAGAATTTTATTGGCAATCTACCTTCTTAGAAGGAAATGTTGATGAAAGAACTGTTTTAGATGCGCAAGTAAATTATAGTGTACCTTCTATAAAGTCAGTATTTAAATTAGGAGGGTCTAACTTAACAGGAAAAGAGTATTTAAGTGCACCAGGTGTAGGAGCAATTGGTTCTATGTATTATTTATCTTGGACAATTAACAACTAA
- a CDS encoding glycine--tRNA ligase, whose protein sequence is MAKQEDHFKKVLSHAKEYGYVFQSSEIYDGLSAVYDYAQNGVELKKNIRDYWWKAMVQMHENIVGIDASILMHPTTWKASGHVDAFNDPLIDNKDSKKRYRADVLVEDFREKILDKIKKDITKAKKRFGDSFNEDEFTATNPNVLRRQKQMDEITLELTRVQEESDLEGFRQLIIDLGIVCPVSGSKNWTEVKQFNLMFGTQIGASAENSTQVYLRPETAQGIFVNFLNVQKTGRMKIPFGIAQTGKAFRNEIVARQFIFRMREFEQMEMQFFVKPGTQKEWYDQWKETRMKWHLSLGMGADNYRFHDHDKLAHYADAAADIEFNFPFGFKELEGIHSRTDFDLKAHEKHSGKKLQYFDHEENKSYTPYVVETSIGLDRMFLAVFSNSLQEEELENGTTRTVLKLPAVLAPFKAAVLPLVKKDGLPEVARKILEELKWDFNVFYDEKDAVGKRYRRQDANGTPFCITVDHDTLKDNTVTIRHRDTMEQKRVLISELSNIIKQEVEVKNWLQKM, encoded by the coding sequence ATGGCAAAACAAGAAGATCACTTTAAAAAAGTATTATCACACGCAAAAGAATATGGTTATGTATTTCAATCATCTGAAATTTATGACGGCTTAAGTGCGGTATACGACTATGCTCAAAACGGAGTTGAGTTAAAGAAAAACATTAGAGATTATTGGTGGAAAGCAATGGTGCAAATGCACGAGAACATTGTTGGAATAGATGCATCTATTTTAATGCATCCTACAACTTGGAAAGCTTCTGGTCACGTAGATGCCTTTAACGACCCTTTAATTGACAATAAGGATTCTAAAAAACGATACAGAGCTGATGTTTTAGTAGAAGATTTTAGAGAGAAAATTTTAGATAAAATTAAAAAAGATATTACCAAAGCAAAAAAACGTTTTGGAGATTCTTTTAATGAAGATGAGTTTACTGCTACAAATCCTAATGTATTGCGTCGTCAAAAACAGATGGATGAAATTACTCTTGAACTAACAAGAGTTCAAGAAGAAAGTGATTTAGAAGGTTTCAGACAATTAATTATAGATTTAGGAATTGTTTGCCCAGTTTCTGGCTCTAAAAACTGGACAGAAGTAAAACAATTTAACTTAATGTTTGGTACACAAATTGGTGCATCAGCAGAAAACTCTACTCAAGTATATTTACGCCCAGAAACAGCACAAGGAATATTTGTAAATTTCTTAAACGTGCAGAAAACCGGTAGAATGAAAATTCCTTTCGGAATTGCACAAACTGGTAAAGCTTTTCGTAATGAAATTGTTGCACGTCAGTTTATTTTTAGAATGCGTGAATTTGAACAAATGGAAATGCAATTTTTTGTAAAACCTGGAACTCAAAAAGAATGGTACGATCAGTGGAAAGAAACTCGTATGAAATGGCATTTATCATTAGGTATGGGTGCTGATAATTATCGTTTTCATGATCATGATAAATTAGCCCATTATGCTGATGCTGCTGCTGATATTGAATTTAATTTTCCTTTCGGATTTAAAGAATTAGAAGGAATTCATTCACGTACTGATTTTGACTTAAAAGCACACGAGAAACATTCTGGTAAGAAATTACAATATTTCGATCACGAAGAAAATAAAAGTTACACACCTTACGTTGTCGAAACTTCTATTGGCTTAGATAGAATGTTCTTAGCTGTATTTTCAAACTCTTTACAAGAAGAAGAATTAGAAAACGGAACTACAAGAACAGTATTAAAATTACCAGCTGTATTAGCTCCTTTTAAAGCCGCTGTTTTACCATTAGTTAAAAAAGATGGATTACCAGAAGTAGCACGCAAAATTTTAGAAGAATTAAAATGGGATTTCAATGTTTTTTATGATGAAAAAGATGCTGTAGGTAAACGTTATAGAAGACAAGATGCTAATGGTACTCCTTTTTGTATTACTGTGGATCACGACACTTTAAAAGACAATACTGTTACAATTCGTCATAGAGATACAATGGAACAAAAACGTGTCTTAATTTCTGAATTAAGCAATATTATAAAACAAGAAGTAGAAGTAAAGAATTGGTTACAAAAAATGTAA
- a CDS encoding class I SAM-dependent methyltransferase: MSKKFNFFKEAIKNYKTSGTVAPSSKFLANKMLREINFLDAKVIVELGPGNGAITNSILNNIQPNTILICFEINDAFYKELKKIKHPQLIVLKASAETMLKEIKKLGYSEASYIVSSLPLTIIPKEISHKILSESYKILKNKGLFIQYQYSLTYYKKLKGVFGKDIKLSFEPLNFPPAFIYNCIKNSILAASKPNCSS, encoded by the coding sequence TTGAGTAAAAAATTTAATTTTTTTAAAGAAGCTATAAAAAACTACAAAACATCTGGTACTGTTGCTCCTAGCTCTAAATTCTTAGCTAATAAAATGCTTAGAGAAATTAATTTTTTAGACGCAAAAGTTATTGTGGAATTAGGCCCTGGAAATGGCGCAATAACTAATAGTATTTTAAATAATATTCAACCCAACACAATTCTTATTTGTTTTGAAATTAACGATGCTTTTTATAAAGAATTAAAAAAAATAAAACACCCTCAGTTAATTGTTCTAAAAGCATCTGCTGAAACCATGCTTAAGGAAATTAAAAAACTAGGATATAGTGAAGCTAGCTATATCGTTTCTAGCTTACCTTTAACCATTATTCCTAAAGAAATATCTCACAAGATCTTATCAGAAAGTTATAAAATTCTCAAAAATAAAGGCTTATTTATTCAATATCAATACAGTTTAACTTATTACAAAAAATTAAAAGGGGTTTTTGGAAAAGATATAAAGTTAAGTTTTGAACCTCTTAACTTCCCTCCAGCCTTTATTTACAACTGTATAAAAAATAGTATATTAGCCGCAAGTAAACCAAACTGTTCATCATAA
- a CDS encoding ComF family protein, with product MQYLKDIFYLFYPNLCVNCKASLLQSENYICTFCCNELPIIDDNEYTNVTLMSVFYGKILVKNLRSFLYYQKHSITQKIIHELKYKDQEKIGEFLGSWFGEKLKESGVFKDIDYIVPVPLHKNKLKKRGYNQLTKFGNTLSAILNIEYKPEVLIKSTTVKTQTFKHRFDRFSDNKTTFNLVDFEVFENKHILLIDDVITTGATLVACCTELLKTKNITISIATIAYTKKG from the coding sequence ATGCAATATTTAAAAGATATATTCTATTTATTTTACCCAAATTTATGTGTAAATTGTAAAGCTTCATTATTACAAAGCGAAAATTATATATGTACATTTTGTTGTAATGAGTTACCTATTATAGACGACAATGAGTATACAAATGTTACATTAATGTCAGTTTTTTATGGAAAAATTTTGGTAAAAAATCTACGATCCTTTTTGTATTATCAAAAACACAGTATTACCCAAAAAATAATTCATGAATTAAAATACAAAGATCAAGAAAAAATAGGTGAATTTTTAGGAAGTTGGTTTGGAGAGAAATTAAAAGAGTCAGGTGTTTTTAAAGATATAGATTATATAGTTCCGGTGCCGCTGCATAAAAACAAATTAAAAAAAAGAGGGTATAACCAGCTTACGAAATTTGGAAATACATTAAGTGCTATTTTGAATATTGAATACAAGCCTGAAGTTTTAATAAAATCAACTACAGTTAAAACACAAACATTTAAGCATCGCTTTGATCGGTTTTCAGATAATAAAACAACATTTAATTTAGTGGATTTTGAGGTCTTTGAGAATAAACATATTTTGCTAATTGATGATGTAATAACCACGGGAGCAACTTTAGTTGCTTGTTGTACAGAATTATTAAAAACAAAAAATATTACCATAAGTATTGCTACGATTGCATATACTAAAAAAGGATGA
- a CDS encoding P-loop NTPase fold protein: protein MSKILSNLPIEDLTQENDYIGIIEKGNLIKSFFLGHKHEFSEIKFFSIYGDWGSGKSTLMKYLEKKLRGSFNTFFFEAWQFESDANLANSLLEFLAKKSDTDVDSFLKNGSKLLEGFAKSVTFKTPVANFNMSTMLNHLDEQTFFELKEQFSRDFINWETQITKGEKAPKYNIIFIDDLDRCEPENVLNLLSAIKLFFTFGKKTIFFCGVDKKAVTEAVKTKYGEVVKANEYLEKVFDISFSMPQSLDVSKLVKQYFDENEKVNDKELGDSISNFFKDIHFQNPRRIKKILNKYLIIKRLKESNTSASLKLPNIIHNNSGTLFETYLTLYLLILNEFEPENYKLLFNFSAKRVNYNESLRKNYTSDNELKIASASIFNHIDERLINFKISSLTINKLKDVIYTFSPIKVDNMKSLAFNRIDSYLEDFNVLNKSYEYYFTLFVFKNENLLNDNSKSEYTLLDYKKMIANLI, encoded by the coding sequence ATGTCAAAAATTTTATCAAATTTACCTATTGAAGACCTAACTCAAGAAAATGATTATATAGGGATTATAGAAAAAGGAAATTTAATAAAGTCTTTTTTTCTAGGACATAAACACGAGTTTTCTGAAATAAAGTTTTTTTCGATATATGGAGATTGGGGAAGTGGTAAAAGTACTTTAATGAAATATCTTGAAAAAAAATTGAGAGGTTCTTTTAATACTTTTTTCTTTGAGGCTTGGCAGTTTGAAAGTGATGCTAATTTAGCGAATTCACTTTTAGAGTTCTTGGCTAAAAAATCAGATACTGATGTTGATAGTTTTCTTAAAAATGGAAGTAAGTTATTAGAAGGTTTTGCAAAGTCAGTAACTTTTAAAACACCAGTAGCTAATTTTAATATGTCAACGATGCTTAATCATCTTGATGAGCAAACTTTTTTTGAGTTAAAAGAACAGTTTAGTCGTGATTTTATTAATTGGGAGACTCAAATTACTAAAGGAGAAAAAGCTCCAAAGTATAATATTATTTTTATTGATGATTTAGATAGGTGCGAGCCCGAAAACGTATTGAATTTATTATCAGCAATTAAATTATTCTTTACTTTTGGTAAAAAAACAATTTTCTTCTGTGGTGTTGATAAAAAAGCAGTTACAGAGGCAGTAAAAACAAAATACGGAGAAGTTGTTAAGGCTAATGAATATTTAGAAAAAGTATTTGATATTTCTTTTTCAATGCCACAAAGTCTAGATGTTTCAAAGCTTGTTAAACAGTATTTTGATGAAAATGAAAAGGTAAACGATAAAGAATTAGGTGATTCAATAAGTAATTTCTTTAAGGACATTCACTTTCAAAACCCAAGAAGAATAAAGAAGATTCTTAATAAATATTTAATTATAAAAAGATTAAAAGAAAGTAATACTTCAGCTAGTTTGAAACTACCAAATATTATTCATAATAATTCAGGAACTTTATTTGAAACTTATTTGACGTTATACTTATTGATTTTAAACGAATTTGAGCCAGAGAATTATAAATTATTATTTAATTTTAGTGCTAAAAGAGTAAATTATAATGAATCTTTAAGGAAAAATTACACATCAGATAATGAGCTTAAAATCGCATCTGCTAGTATTTTTAACCATATAGATGAAAGATTAATTAATTTTAAAATTAGTAGTCTAACTATTAATAAACTTAAGGATGTAATTTACACTTTTTCGCCGATTAAAGTGGACAATATGAAATCTCTTGCTTTTAATAGAATAGATAGTTATTTAGAAGATTTTAATGTCTTAAACAAAAGTTACGAGTATTATTTTACACTATTTGTATTTAAGAATGAAAACTTATTAAACGATAATTCAAAGTCAGAATACACTTTGTTAGATTACAAAAAAATGATTGCTAACTTAATTTAA